A segment of the Candidatus Hydrogenedentota bacterium genome:
TTCGGCTATCGTCGTCGTCAGCCGCCCCGATTCCTGCGGAGTCAGGTTGCCTTTCGTCTTGTCACGAAGAACCAGCATCAGGTCGATCGTGTACTTGGCCTCGTTCAGGTCAATTACCACCTGCTCCGCGTCCCGCGGGGCAATGAAGCCCAGCGCCAGCATCGCCTGCATGGCGAGGCCCGAGACGAGGGCGTCAAAGGACGGGCCCTCCGGCGCGCCAGGCGGTTCGTCGCCCGGCGTTGGCGCGTCCGCGGGCGCCTTGGTCTCTTCTCTTTCCCGCTGGACCCGCGCTTTCCAACTCTCATCAACGATGATTTTCGGGCTTTCTTCCGGCATGCGCCGAGCCTCCCTTTCCGCAGCCGCGCCGTCCCGGCGCCCACGCCATGCCTCTGGCTTTGGCCATAGCCTGCCGGCGCCATTCGGCGCGCGGCCGCGGCGCTGATTGGACTATTTGTTCTTATGACGGTTCTGGCGCCGTTTCTTTTTCCGCTTGTGTTTGTTGATCTTCGCTTTGCGAACTTTTCTTCCGCCGGCCAACTTCTGGTCCTCCTCGCACCCGCGCGCCACGTTTCAACGCAGCCACTGCTCGTCGGGCATCGTGTACGTTAACAACTCCTCAGGCTTGAAATACAAAGCGATCTCGCGCGCCGCCGTCTCCGGCGAATCCGACGCATGGATGATATTGCACTGCATGCTCAGGCCAAGGTCGCCGCGAATCGTGCCCACGTCCGCCTTCTGGCAATTTGTCGCGCCGTTCATCTTGCGCACCTGCGCCACCGCGTCTGGCCCTTCCCAGACCATCTGCACGGTCGGGCCGGACGTGATGAATGTCACCAGGCTGCCAAAAAAGGCCTTGTCCGCGTGTTCCGCGTAATGCGCCTTCGCGGTTGCTTCGTCGATAATCCGCATCTTCAACCCGGCCAGCTTTAGGCCGCGCTGCTCAAAGCGGCGGACGCATTCGCCAATCAACCGGCGCCCGACGCCATCGGGCTTCACCATTACAAACGTACGTTCCGTCACGGTCCAAGTCTTTCTATAGAAGGATCTTGCTGTACACTTGCGGGCCGCACACACCAACCCACGGCGAATAACGTGGAGAGTGCGCCAAGGCCGGCACGCACGGAAAAGCGATCATAGCAAATAGAGGTGAATACCTGCAAACAGCCCGCGTGCGCGAGCATGGCCACCGGGTGGCGACCTGCTACCCGCGCCGGCCGCCTCACTTCGGCTCCGGTGCCGGCAGGAACAGGGCCGCGCCCTGAATCCCGCGGCTCTGCGCGCCAAGATGCGAGGAACAACCCATGGCGCGGCGACAAAGTGCCGCGTCAGGGGTCACGTGTGGAGCACCTGGCGGAATTCGACGGACCGGGCGCAACGCCAGGCTTCGAGAGCCGCGCCGATGATCCGCTGAGCGTGCAGCGCAATTTCCGGAGAACAGCGGCAGGGGCGGCCGCTCGCAATTGCGTCACTCCAATCGCGGACGTGAGCCTTCAGCGCTTCTTCTTCCGTGTGTGTTTCCGCCGGAGGAACGGCCTTGGGAAGGGGCGCGCCCCGCGGAAGCAGTATGGCGTCTTGCCCGCATACGAACAAAGCGCGCCGGTCTCCGCGCAGGATTGCGCAAGCCTCCTGCGGGCGCTCTATGCCTGAGGTGAGCGTGACCGTCGTGCCGCATTCGTACGCAACGGTGGTCATCATCTGGTCGGGAGCATCCCCTGGGCCGTCGGCCGCGCACCCGCCGGCCGCCGACACGCGCACCGGGTCCGCTGAGGGAAGCACCGAGAGAAATCCAGCCATTTGCCGGAACTGACACCGCAACGCGGGACCGTTGCCCCAGGCAAGCCAGCGCTGCCACCGCGGCGCGGAGCCGCGCGCCGGTGCCGCCTCAACGTTGGCGGCGGCCTGGCACCACGCGACAGGGCCGAGATCGCCGCGCTGCACGATGTCGCAAGCCTTGCGCCAACCCGGTTGCGAGAGTTCCGTCACGCCGATTTGGACCGGCCGCGAGGAGCGGCGCCACGCTGCGTGCAAGGCCCGCGCTTCATCCGCGGTGCGCGTCATGGGTGATTCGCAATAGACGTGTTTGCCCGCGTCGAGGGCCGCCACGGCCGCTTCCGCGTGACAATGGTCCGGCGTCGCGATCATCACCGCGTCGATATCTTCACGCGCGACGGCCTCGCGCCAGTCCGCGCAGGCGCGCACGCCGTATCGGGCCGCGGCGCGCGCACGGTGCGGCGCCCAGGCGTCGCATGCGCAAATCGCCATGGCGCCTGGTATGGCGCCTCGCGCGATTATGTCGAGCAGTGCCTGACCCCGCTGACCGCAGCCAATTACCGCCACTTGCAGCCGCTCATTCACGTTCCGGCCCGCGGCTGCCTGCCCGTGGCGCGGTTGTTCCCCCCGTGTGGGAAGCCCGTTCCACGCCGCCGCCGCGCCCAGCCCCGCCACGAGGAATTGCCTCCGCGAACAGCGTCCCGCCGGTTGCCTCTTCATTGCCATCCTTTCCAAACGTCCTGCTGAAATGCGCGCCGCGTTCGGGTTGGTGTAAGCTGCGGCCGATTCTACCCGACGCCGCATCCAAAGTGGGAGTCGCGACTTTGCGTGGAAGGAAAAGGTCAGGTTGATTCCCGGCGCTCTTTCCGGCGGGGTGTGTCTCGTCCGGCGGTTGCGCCGGTGCGCAAGGGTTCGAAGTCAAACAACAAGAGGAAACCGGGGAGTGACGCTGATGAGCAATGATGTCCGACGGTCCGTGTGGCGTGCGCGAACCTTCGCGAATGCTTCATTCCTTCTTGCCATGATGACCGCGATCGGCTCGTCCGGGGTTCTTCACCCGGACGCCGCGGCAGAAGAGGAAAGCCAAGAACCAGCGGCCGAGGAAACGCATAACGCCCTGGCTGCGAGGATGACCGGCGAGAGTCTGGTGCTGGTGAAGACCGAGCCGGGCCGGTTGTGTTACGACGCGCTGGTGGAAGGCGCCGTCACGGTGCGCAGCACATATGAACCGGGGCTCGCGCATACGGTAGTTTATGAACCCGGTATTGATTACGTGGTCGATTATGGGGCGGGCACCGTCGCGCGCACGCCCGGCTCGCGCATCCCCGACTTCAGCACGAACATGCTGTACGGGCGGCAGGGATTCGACCATAACCAGTCTCCAGGTTTTGGAAATGGCGGCTTCTTTGTCTTTGTTGACTACGAAACGCGCGCGCCGTTCCCGCTGTGCGCGCCGACGGACCAGTCGGCGCTTCTTCCGAAGACGGCGGAAAAACTCCGGAACGGCGGACCGTTCAAGATTGTGGCGTACGGCGACAGCATCACCGCGGGCGGCGACGCTACCAGCCTGCATCTCCAGTTCCAGGAGCGGTGGGCGCAGTATCTGCGCGAGCGTTTTGCGCGGGCCCGGATCACGGTCGAAAACGGCGCGACCGGCGGCGACAGCACCGTCCAGGGACTCGCGCGGCTGCGTGAAAAGGTGCTGGATCGCGCGCCCGACCTCG
Coding sequences within it:
- a CDS encoding Gfo/Idh/MocA family oxidoreductase; translated protein: MKRQPAGRCSRRQFLVAGLGAAAAWNGLPTRGEQPRHGQAAAGRNVNERLQVAVIGCGQRGQALLDIIARGAIPGAMAICACDAWAPHRARAAARYGVRACADWREAVAREDIDAVMIATPDHCHAEAAVAALDAGKHVYCESPMTRTADEARALHAAWRRSSRPVQIGVTELSQPGWRKACDIVQRGDLGPVAWCQAAANVEAAPARGSAPRWQRWLAWGNGPALRCQFRQMAGFLSVLPSADPVRVSAAGGCAADGPGDAPDQMMTTVAYECGTTVTLTSGIERPQEACAILRGDRRALFVCGQDAILLPRGAPLPKAVPPAETHTEEEALKAHVRDWSDAIASGRPCRCSPEIALHAQRIIGAALEAWRCARSVEFRQVLHT
- the ndk gene encoding nucleoside-diphosphate kinase → MTERTFVMVKPDGVGRRLIGECVRRFEQRGLKLAGLKMRIIDEATAKAHYAEHADKAFFGSLVTFITSGPTVQMVWEGPDAVAQVRKMNGATNCQKADVGTIRGDLGLSMQCNIIHASDSPETAAREIALYFKPEELLTYTMPDEQWLR
- a CDS encoding DUF1844 domain-containing protein, whose translation is MPEESPKIIVDESWKARVQREREETKAPADAPTPGDEPPGAPEGPSFDALVSGLAMQAMLALGFIAPRDAEQVVIDLNEAKYTIDLMLVLRDKTKGNLTPQESGRLTTTIAELQQGYVARVQQVQESAMQRAGVDPHELRRP
- a CDS encoding SGNH/GDSL hydrolase family protein; the protein is MSNDVRRSVWRARTFANASFLLAMMTAIGSSGVLHPDAAAEEESQEPAAEETHNALAARMTGESLVLVKTEPGRLCYDALVEGAVTVRSTYEPGLAHTVVYEPGIDYVVDYGAGTVARTPGSRIPDFSTNMLYGRQGFDHNQSPGFGNGGFFVFVDYETRAPFPLCAPTDQSALLPKTAEKLRNGGPFKIVAYGDSITAGGDATSLHLQFQERWAQYLRERFARARITVENGATGGDSTVQGLARLREKVLDRAPDLVLIGFGMNDHNINGPTPEQFAENLKTIISLVREHTGAEVVLFSAFPPNPDWKFGSHRMELYAEATRLAAGQAGCAYADVWGVWQKVLARKDLSSLLGNNINHPNDFGHWLYFQALKSLEF